From the genome of Phyllostomus discolor isolate MPI-MPIP mPhyDis1 chromosome 12, mPhyDis1.pri.v3, whole genome shotgun sequence, one region includes:
- the ASPDH gene encoding putative L-aspartate dehydrogenase isoform X1 encodes MPLGRGQWPCCGRAGLPDLSSCSGLPWWLCDLGQAPYPLWALVSPNVKWDKPIHPISPPRPGWRVIGLHKLWKSGEERPNTSPRPSPSLPSARHPDLVVEVAHPKIIHESGAQILRHANLLVGSPSALANQATEQQLLEASNRWDHAVFVARGALWGTEDISRLDSAGGLQSLRVTMATHPDGFRLEGPLAVAHHTGPRTVLYEGPVRGLCPFAPRNSNTMAAAALAAPSLGFDRVIGVLVADLSLTDMHVVDVEVSGPPGPTGRSFAVHTHRENPAEPGAVTGSATVTAFWRSLLRCCQLPSRPGIHLC; translated from the exons ATGCCCTTGGGGAGAGGTCAGTGGCCTTGCTGTGGGAGAGCAGGGCTCCCTGACTTAAGCTCCTGCTCTGGCCTCCCTTggtggctgtgtgatcttgggcaagccccttaccctctctgggccttagtttccccaaATGTGAAATGGGACAAGCCAATCCatcccatttcccctcccagaCCAGGGTGGAGGGTGATAGGCCTCCACAAACTGTGGAAATCTGGGGAGGAGAGGCCTAATAcctctcccaggccctccccatctctcccctctgccaggcACCCTGACCTTGTGGTAGAAGTGGCCCATCCCAAAATAATCCATGAATCTGGAGCACAGATTCTGCGCCATGCCAATCTCCTG GTGGGGTCCCCCTCAGCCCTGGCCAACCAGGCCACAGAGCAGCAGCTCCTGGAAGCCTCGAACCGCTGGGACCATGCTGTGTTCGTGGCCCGGGGAGCCCTGTGGGGCACTGAGGACATCAGCAGATTGGACTCAGCAGGGGGCCTCCAG AGCCTCCGTGTCACTATGGCCACACATCCAGATGGCTTCCGGCTGGAGGGACCCCTGGCTGTGGCACACCACACTGGGCCTCGCACTGTGCTCTATGAAGGTCCTGTCCGTGGGCTCTGCCCCTTTGCCCCCCGCAACTCCAACACCATGGCAGCAGCTGCCCTGGCGGCCCCCAGCCTGGGCTTCGACCGCGTGATTGGGGTGCTTGTGGCCGATCTCAG CCTCACAGACATGCATGTGGTGGATGTGGAGGTGAGCGGACCCCCAGGCCCCACGGGACGAAGCTTTGCTGTGCACACCCACAGAGAGAACCCCGCCGAGCCAGGCGCAGTCACCGGCTCTGCCACTGTCACTGCCTTCTGGCGCAGCCTACTGA GATGCTGCCAGCTTCCTTCCAGGCCGGGAATCCACCTCTGCTGA
- the ASPDH gene encoding putative L-aspartate dehydrogenase isoform X2: protein MALDRVPQRVGVVGYGRLGQSLVSHLLTQGPELGLELVFVWNRDPGRMAGTVPQSLQLQNLDALGERHPDLVVEVAHPKIIHESGAQILRHANLLVGSPSALANQATEQQLLEASNRWDHAVFVARGALWGTEDISRLDSAGGLQSLRVTMATHPDGFRLEGPLAVAHHTGPRTVLYEGPVRGLCPFAPRNSNTMAAAALAAPSLGFDRVIGVLVADLSLTDMHVVDVEVSGPPGPTGRSFAVHTHRENPAEPGAVTGSATVTAFWRSLLRCCQLPSRPGIHLC, encoded by the exons ATGGCCCTGGACAGGGTCCcgcagagggtgggggtggtgggctaCGGCCGCCTCG gacAGTCCCTGGTGTCCCACCTGCTGACTCAGGGACCGGAACTGGGTCTAGAACTTGTTTTTGTCTGGAATCGTGACCCGGGACGAATGGCAGGGACCGTGCCCCAGTCCCTGCAGCTCCAGAACCTCGATGCCCTTGGGGAGAG gcACCCTGACCTTGTGGTAGAAGTGGCCCATCCCAAAATAATCCATGAATCTGGAGCACAGATTCTGCGCCATGCCAATCTCCTG GTGGGGTCCCCCTCAGCCCTGGCCAACCAGGCCACAGAGCAGCAGCTCCTGGAAGCCTCGAACCGCTGGGACCATGCTGTGTTCGTGGCCCGGGGAGCCCTGTGGGGCACTGAGGACATCAGCAGATTGGACTCAGCAGGGGGCCTCCAG AGCCTCCGTGTCACTATGGCCACACATCCAGATGGCTTCCGGCTGGAGGGACCCCTGGCTGTGGCACACCACACTGGGCCTCGCACTGTGCTCTATGAAGGTCCTGTCCGTGGGCTCTGCCCCTTTGCCCCCCGCAACTCCAACACCATGGCAGCAGCTGCCCTGGCGGCCCCCAGCCTGGGCTTCGACCGCGTGATTGGGGTGCTTGTGGCCGATCTCAG CCTCACAGACATGCATGTGGTGGATGTGGAGGTGAGCGGACCCCCAGGCCCCACGGGACGAAGCTTTGCTGTGCACACCCACAGAGAGAACCCCGCCGAGCCAGGCGCAGTCACCGGCTCTGCCACTGTCACTGCCTTCTGGCGCAGCCTACTGA GATGCTGCCAGCTTCCTTCCAGGCCGGGAATCCACCTCTGCTGA